Below is a window of Phormidium ambiguum IAM M-71 DNA.
TCTTCTGCCACTGTTGTCAAAATTTTCAGTTTAACTGTTCACGCCATTGGTGTAGTTAGTTTATCCCTTGTTCTGGGTACTACTCCTTCCCGCGCCGCCATCATCAACGGTAATTTTGATACGAATTTGGATGGATGGACTTTGTTAGGTGATGTAGGAAATCAAAATTCGCAGGCATTGCTAAAAACTGATGCTGTAAACGATAACTATGCGGCACTCGAACAATTTTTAGAATTCACCCCTGGAGCACTTGATAATGTGGGGAATGGGCAAGTGTTTGAAGGTTCTGCTCTTAAGCAAACAATTACAGCCCAAGCGGGAGAAGTTTTGACTTTTGACTGGAATTTTTTAACAAATGAACCAGGGCAAAGTACTGATTTTAATGATTTTGCATTCTTTACAATCAATGGGACTCCAGTTAAACTAGGCGATACTTTCTCCAGTTTTTCTACTTCTGTTGCACCGTTTGAAAGAGAAACTGGATTTAAATCAAAATCCTATAGTTTTCTAACTTCTGGTACTTACACTTTAGGTTTCGGGGTTGTGGATGTAAACGATCCAGGTAACAATTCGGGATTATTAATTGATAATGTTGTCTTGTCTAAACCTTCGGATTCCGTCCCTGAACCCTCTACGGTATTGGGAATTTTAGTGCTTGGTTCTTTGGGTACTATTCGGCGGTTGTTCCGTCAGTAAAATATTGTAGCTTGTTGGGTAGGTGCGATCGCTCAACAAGCAGCAACAAAATTATCAACTAAGACTGATTCAATGGTTTTAATCTAATCCCTGGACTAGTCAAACTATCCGCAAACAAACCAATTCCTGTGAGAGTAGTATTAGCTGGTACTGCTGGTTGTAAGGAGGGATTAGAAGGATAATTGCGTCCATTAAAACTCATTAAATTATATTCTGGTTTAGCGCCACCGCCACGAGTAAGAAAAACTAAATTTTTCCAACCAGAATTAGTTTGCGGGGTGATTAAAATTGGTGGATTTACTAAAGTGTGTCGAGAAACTAATTGATAATCTTGTCCCTTAGTTGTGTAAATTAAGGCATTACATCCGCCCGAACCACAAACATAAGAACCTACTAGATAGACGATAATTTCTGATTGATTATCATTATTTAAATCAATGCGATTATAATAGTAACGGATGTAATTTTTAGGATTAATTTCGTTATAATCACTGAGGTGATCTCTTAAAATAGCTTGTTCTAGTTTTTCGTCTGGCAAAGTTTCAGAATTTAAATATTTTATATTACCAATTTTCACGCCATTCAACGGTTTAAGTTGAGTGGTTTCTGCTGATTTGACTGGTAAGGTTAGTTGAAAAATTGTCGTAGCAGCTAAAGAAATTGCACTAATTTTAAATCTAACATTCATAATTGGAATTAATCTAATCTGTCTGTTGATGTGTCAATTTGGTTAACTTCGGATTCAGAAATTTGATTGCGAAACGGCCAGCCCGATCGCTTATCATAGTTAGATGCGATCGCTAAAAGTACTCCTCCCAGGATAAATATTGGCAATGGCAAAGATAGCTGTTTCATCCAGTTAAAAAGTTGTGCTAAAGCAAACAATAGCAGGAAGCTAGCAAACCAAACTCTCATTTTTTTACCTCTTTTTTGGATGTGATAGGGAACACTAATATAGTAATCCTTTGTTGATTTTTAAGGGCTAAAATTTTTTTTGTAACCGCAGAGGCGCAGAGAACGCAGAGGGAAAAGAATGAGGAGTTTACCACTTTAATGGGATGGCTATCTTTGTACAGAACGTTACACTAGTATTTGTGCTTAGTGTAATTTTCGCGCCAAGAGGGATTCTGTGTCATTATTAACGCCGGAAGTCAAGCAGCGAGTTGAACAATTACGGCAAAAGCTTCAGGAAGCAAGCTATGCCTATTATGCTCTCGATAATCCAATTATGGAGGATGCCGTATACGATCGCCTATACCGGGAATTGCAAGACTTAGAAACCCAATATCCAGAAGTAATTACACCGGATAGCCCAACGCAGCGAGTTGGTGAACGTCCCGCCTCTCAGTTTACCTCAGTGCGGCACAATATTGGGCTCTACAGCTTGGAAAATGCTTTTAATATAGAAGAGTTTGCCGCTTGGCAGGAACGCTGGCGGCGTTATGCGAAAGAACAAGAAACAAGAAAAGAATCTTTTGAGTATGTTTGTGAATTGAAAATTGATGGTTCAGCTTTGGCGCTAACTTATGAAAATGGAATATTAGTAAGAGGTGCGACTAGAGGTGATGGTGTAACTGGAGAAGATATCACCCAAAACGTCAAAACCATTCGTTCTATTCCCCTAAAATTAAACTTAGAAAATCCCCCTTTGCGCGTCGAAGTAAGAGGAGAAGCATTCCTAGCATTAGATACATTTAAACAAATTAATCACGAACGAGAAAAAGCCGGAGATACATTATTTGCTAATCCTCGTAATGCGGCGGCGGGAACTTTGCGCCAATTAGACTCACGTATTGTTGCTAAACGTAGATTAGATTTCTTTGCTTATACTCTACATATTCCCGGAAAAGATGATGCAGAAATTACCCAAACGCAATGGGAATCTTTGGAATTGTTGCAAAAAATGGGTTTTCGCGTTAATCCCAATCGCCAACTTTGCCCAACTTTAGAAGATGTCGCCAATTACTATAATTATTGGGATACCGAAAGGTTAAATTTGCCCTACATGACTGACGGAGTAGTGGCAAAATTAAACTCTTTAAAACTGCAAGAACAACTCGGTTTTACGCAAAAATTTCCTCGATGGGCGGTGGCATTAAAATATGCAGCAGAAGAAGCGCCAACTCGCGTCGAAGCTATTAGTATAAACGTGGGAAGAACGGGCGCACTTACACCTTTAGCGGAACTGACTCCGGTACAATTGGCGGGAACGACGGTTTCACGGGCTACACTGCATAATATTGATTATGTGCGATCGCTCGACATTCGTGTAGGCGACACCGTAATTGTTCACAAAGCTGGCGAAATTATCCCCGAAGTTGTCAAAGTTTTAACCGAACTTCGCCCCCCCAATACTAAACCTTTTGAAATGCCAACTTGTTGCCCAGTTTGTAGTCAACCTGTGGTAAAGTTACCCGATGAAGCTGTTACTCGTTGCGTTAATGCTTCCTGTGCCGCAATTTTAAAAGGCGCATTGGTACATTGGGGAAGTCGTGACGCTTTAGATATTAACGGATTAGGGGAAAAACTAGTGCATCAAATGGTAGAAAAAAACCTGGTGCATTCAGTCGCAGATTTGTATGATTTAACCTCAGAAAAACTAATGACTTTAGACAGAATGGGGCAAAAATCAGCTACTAAGTTAATCGCCGCAATTAGTCAATCAAAAACTCAACCTTGGGCAAGAGTATTATATGGTTTAGGCATTCGTTTAGTCGGAAGTGTCAACGCCCAAACTTTAACCCAAAAATTTACCAGCGTAGAACAGTTAGAATCAGCTTCAGCAACATCAATTGAAGCAGTTTATGGTATTGGCGCTGAAATTGCTCAAAGTGTTTTTCAATGGTTTCGCGTTCCCGCCAATCAAAATTTAATCGAAAGATTAAAAGCAGCAAAATTACAACTTACTAATGAAGAATTTGCAGCAACTCCAACCAATCAAAGTCACAAATTCAACGGCAAAACTTTTGTGCTTACTGGAACTTTGCCCACCTTAAAGCGTGATGAAGCTAAAGATTTAATTCAAAAAGCTGGAGGTAAAGTTACCAATTCAGTGAGTTCCAAAACAGATTTTGTAATTGTGGGTGACGATGCAGGTTCTAAATTACAAAAAGCGGAAGAATTAGGAATCACCCAATTGTCGGAAGCAGAATTTTTGCAAATGTTAGAAAATAGTTAAACTAGATTCCCGACTTCTTGAAGAAATCGGGAATCTGAGCAAATCTAAAATAAAAAATCTCATAATGTCACTTCATCAAAGTTCTGGTAACTGGCGCTTGGGGCTGGCGCTATCATTATTAACTGTTTTCCTCTGGGGTGTTTTACCCATAGCCCTAACTGTGGCTTTACAAGGACTTGATGCCTATACTGTCACTTGGTTTCGTTTCCTAGTATCTTTTGTGTTATTAGGAGTGTATTTATCAGCAAGAAAGCAATTACCATCAGGGGAAAAATTGCTGTCCCTTCCTAAAGGATTGTTTTTAACTGCCGTTATTTTTTTGGCGCTTAATTACATTCTTTATCTATTAGGCTTAAGTTACACAACTCCAGCAAATGCTCAAGTTTTAATTCAACTTGCCCCTGTATTAATGGGATTAGGGGGAATCTACATTTTTAAAGAACGTTATACCCTAATTCAATGGATAGGTTTAGCCGGATTAACTTTGGGTTTTGTGCTGTTTTTTAACGAACAATTAAAGACTTTGATTACATCTCAAGGTAAATATTTGTTTGGTTCTGGTTTAATCATTATAGCGGCAATAACTTGGGCAATTTACGGATTAGCACAAAAGCAACTTTTACAACAGCTATCTTCTGCAAATATTATGTTATTAATTTACGGTAGCTGTGCTTTAATATTTGCCCCTTTTGCTAATCCTCAACCGATACTTTCGCTGAATTTATTGCAGTTTTCTATGCTGCTATTTTGTGCTTTGAATACTATTGTTGCTTATGGTGCTTTTGCGGAATCATTAGAACATTGGGAAGCTTCAAGGGTGAGTGCGGTGTTAGCTGCTGCACCAATTGTTACTTTAGCCTCTGTTTGGGCAGTAGCACTATTATTTCCGCAATGGATTTTTACCAATAATCTGACAATTTTAGGAGTTTTAGGAGCAATTTTAGTAGTGGTTGGTTCAATGACTATTGCTTTAGGAAAAAAAAGTTAGTTTCTTCTAGTCTGTAGAGACGTTCCATGTGATGTCTCTACTATTTTCTTTTTAATTTAGAAAAGAAATAAGTAATATTAGCGTGCTATTTTAGCAAATTATTGCTTAGTTGTGTAGTGTTTGTTGGCAACTTTATTTAAAATCATATAATTCTCGACGTTTAAGAAAATCTTAGTCAGTATAGAAATAGGAGTATCGTTGTACTTTTTGGACAATGAACTACCAAATTATTGCAGAGTGTATCTTTGTGAAACCTCCTAATTATGCGTCACTTAACTTACTCGATCGTCAAGTCTTTTCATAGGATAGGAATTTTGCTAGGAATTTCTCTGCTGACGAATTTAGGAATTAATTTTCCTGCGCGATCGGCAGAGAGAGTGCAAGTTTCTTTCGATATATTAGAGCGCACAATTTCTGTAAATTCTTTGGAAGCTTACGCTAAAAGAGGAATAGTCCAAACCGATTTAGCACCTTATATTAAATATATTAAGCCTCAACAACAAGAACAGCTACGCCGGATTTTACTCAAACGTTTAGAAGTGAGACCGATCGCAGTTACCCAATTTTTCAAC
It encodes the following:
- a CDS encoding PEP-CTERM sorting domain-containing protein (PEP-CTERM proteins occur, often in large numbers, in the proteomes of bacteria that also encode an exosortase, a predicted intramembrane cysteine proteinase. The presence of a PEP-CTERM domain at a protein's C-terminus predicts cleavage within the sorting domain, followed by covalent anchoring to some some component of the (usually Gram-negative) cell surface. Many PEP-CTERM proteins exhibit an unusual sequence composition that includes large numbers of potential glycosylation sites. Expression of one such protein has been shown restore the ability of a bacterium to form floc, a type of biofilm.), with the translated sequence MSSATVVKIFSLTVHAIGVVSLSLVLGTTPSRAAIINGNFDTNLDGWTLLGDVGNQNSQALLKTDAVNDNYAALEQFLEFTPGALDNVGNGQVFEGSALKQTITAQAGEVLTFDWNFLTNEPGQSTDFNDFAFFTINGTPVKLGDTFSSFSTSVAPFERETGFKSKSYSFLTSGTYTLGFGVVDVNDPGNNSGLLIDNVVLSKPSDSVPEPSTVLGILVLGSLGTIRRLFRQ
- the ligA gene encoding NAD-dependent DNA ligase LigA; translated protein: MSLLTPEVKQRVEQLRQKLQEASYAYYALDNPIMEDAVYDRLYRELQDLETQYPEVITPDSPTQRVGERPASQFTSVRHNIGLYSLENAFNIEEFAAWQERWRRYAKEQETRKESFEYVCELKIDGSALALTYENGILVRGATRGDGVTGEDITQNVKTIRSIPLKLNLENPPLRVEVRGEAFLALDTFKQINHEREKAGDTLFANPRNAAAGTLRQLDSRIVAKRRLDFFAYTLHIPGKDDAEITQTQWESLELLQKMGFRVNPNRQLCPTLEDVANYYNYWDTERLNLPYMTDGVVAKLNSLKLQEQLGFTQKFPRWAVALKYAAEEAPTRVEAISINVGRTGALTPLAELTPVQLAGTTVSRATLHNIDYVRSLDIRVGDTVIVHKAGEIIPEVVKVLTELRPPNTKPFEMPTCCPVCSQPVVKLPDEAVTRCVNASCAAILKGALVHWGSRDALDINGLGEKLVHQMVEKNLVHSVADLYDLTSEKLMTLDRMGQKSATKLIAAISQSKTQPWARVLYGLGIRLVGSVNAQTLTQKFTSVEQLESASATSIEAVYGIGAEIAQSVFQWFRVPANQNLIERLKAAKLQLTNEEFAATPTNQSHKFNGKTFVLTGTLPTLKRDEAKDLIQKAGGKVTNSVSSKTDFVIVGDDAGSKLQKAEELGITQLSEAEFLQMLENS
- a CDS encoding DMT family transporter; translation: MSLHQSSGNWRLGLALSLLTVFLWGVLPIALTVALQGLDAYTVTWFRFLVSFVLLGVYLSARKQLPSGEKLLSLPKGLFLTAVIFLALNYILYLLGLSYTTPANAQVLIQLAPVLMGLGGIYIFKERYTLIQWIGLAGLTLGFVLFFNEQLKTLITSQGKYLFGSGLIIIAAITWAIYGLAQKQLLQQLSSANIMLLIYGSCALIFAPFANPQPILSLNLLQFSMLLFCALNTIVAYGAFAESLEHWEASRVSAVLAAAPIVTLASVWAVALLFPQWIFTNNLTILGVLGAILVVVGSMTIALGKKS